A single Vicinamibacterales bacterium DNA region contains:
- a CDS encoding PilZ domain-containing protein, giving the protein MDFPTAAIIVRSEHLTLVRARLGSTSRVAVYSDADSLHVLAAIETHPPEILVIHQTFAASSRGASLVAGLKSKPGIGTAVRVLIEDEDRAPLMLAQTTLSGEDALLETSRPLDRAGTRQAARYPMNRRAVVVNGESGHLVDLSVTGAQVQVSTRLRPSQVVRVVLPDEGGEMRCQGTVAWSIAVPAGGTVQYRAGVEFINPNSTGLAAFCTRFGGAAEAHQRST; this is encoded by the coding sequence ATGGACTTTCCAACTGCCGCCATCATTGTCAGGTCCGAGCACCTGACGCTCGTGCGAGCGCGCCTGGGGAGCACGTCGCGCGTGGCCGTGTATTCGGACGCCGATTCACTCCATGTGCTGGCCGCGATCGAGACCCACCCCCCGGAGATCCTGGTCATCCACCAGACGTTCGCCGCCTCGTCGCGCGGCGCCTCGCTCGTCGCCGGGCTCAAGTCCAAACCCGGGATCGGCACTGCGGTTCGCGTCCTGATCGAAGACGAGGACCGGGCGCCGTTGATGCTGGCGCAGACGACGCTGTCCGGAGAAGACGCCCTGCTCGAGACGTCACGCCCGCTCGATCGCGCCGGCACGCGCCAGGCCGCGCGCTACCCGATGAACCGCCGCGCCGTTGTCGTCAACGGCGAGTCGGGGCATCTCGTCGACCTGTCGGTGACGGGTGCGCAGGTGCAGGTATCGACGCGCCTCCGCCCCTCTCAGGTCGTGCGCGTGGTGTTGCCGGATGAGGGCGGCGAGATGCGGTGCCAGGGGACCGTCGCGTGGTCGATCGCGGTGCCGGCCGGCGGAACCGTCCAGTACCGGGCCGGCGTGGAGTTCATCAATCCGAACTCGACGGGCCTCGCGGCCTTCTGCACTCGATTCGGGGGCGCCGCCGAAGCGCATCAGCGGTCGACGTAG